Within the Brassica napus cultivar Da-Ae chromosome A9 unlocalized genomic scaffold, Da-Ae chrA09_Random_21, whole genome shotgun sequence genome, the region TATTTTAATTTCATGTTTAggaatattaaataattgaatatttcatttttgaaacttttcttGACCAAATATACAAGTTTGTAATTTTCGAAGTCAAAATGATAATACtccaaattttataaaagataaaataatagaTGTTAAAGTATATTGtttgaaatgaaacaaaaaaaaaaatttaaaaagcaaaagtaatattatattttaaaatattaatataataacaaaaatcagaaaaccTAAAATCATAACATCCAACTAATATTCTATATCGAtacaatttactaaaataatatgatagatgctattatgtatacaatttaataaaacaattgTTATATTATTTGAACAGGacaatatatttacttataaaatgtagaaaatattaaaatgatagataataaagtatataatttaaagcaaaatatggaaatataaattatcCTATAAAAAATCCTTTCTatagtataaataaataaattctaaAATTGTATTCTATGAAAtcttagaaattaaaaatatatattttgaataatattttctatttgattatttcagattATGAATTTATTCTACCCTGCTcgaaaatgtaataaatattaaaaacaaagtaaaacatataaaaaatcactctatattattaatcatgttgaataaaaaaacttaaacaagaaattaaagagttacacaatatataacactaaaatgtaaatcatatatttaaaacgtttatgataatatcaaaatatatattttgaataagattctttatttgattatttcagattATGAATTTATTCTACTCTGCTcgaaaatgtaataaatataaaaacaaagtaaaatatataaaaaatcactctatattattaatcatgttgaataaaaaaacttaaacaagaaattaaagagttacacaatatataacactgaaatgtaaatcatatattaaaacgtTTATGATAATATCAAAACTAtacatttataaatgaaaaaaaatatcagcATGAACTTATAGGTTaagtattactttttttttttgatcaaaggtTAAGTATTACTTAAAATGCTTATCTttacaaacaaatttttatCCCTCACTAATGATACAATGGTCACTTTGCTTATGGATGAACAACTTCTGTTATCTCTCATTTGATATCAACGTACAACATTACTCCTCTtttcaatattaaaaaataattaatttattacttcttatttttttgtgatacactgaattttaaaccaatacataactaggttaagatttgcaccttgcgcggaatgatcattctatatataaattaatatttatgtattatacattattttacatattgtcaaaaaataaatatatataaatatatttacatattggCAAAAGACCTCATGCTTTGTGTGATATGGTGTTTAGAATGCACATACGTCATGTCGATTCTTTGGTTGGTTGAGTGGTGTGTCTGGTTGGCCTCTGCTCCGGTTACCATTTTGGATATTTCATAAGTATTCCTCCCAAAAATATCGACCTTGAATTGTTCCATCTCTGGCACAACGTTAACAAATTTAAGAGGCATCTTTGGTCGACAAAGCTCTGATAGTAACTGAATTCTGCATCTCAAGTGATCCTAGCAACCTCCTCCTTCCAATACACTATAAGACTGCGAAAATAGTTGTAACACGTGATTATTTATTAACTTCTTCGCAATATGGCCTTATGCTCTTCTATTGTTCCATGTGAGGTAGAATCGAGAAGAGAACAATATTGCACCACATCTTGAAACTCCCTCATTAGAGCTCACAGCATTTGAAGAGTGTTTATCAATGTTCAAAGTCTCATTAAAATCTCCTACAACCATCTACAGATTTTTCCAAATGATAGAAGAATCATAGTAGTTCCGGATGTCAGCCCATAAGTCTATTCTTTCGTTAACAGTGTTCTTCGCATAAACAATTGAGTAGAAAACTCTTTTCCAATAGTAGTTCCAGATGTCAGCCCATAAACTGAAAAAGACATAGCTACAGATATTCTTACAACTTCCTTCATTTACTATTGTTTCTAATCTAACTCTAAACTGAAAAAAGAAACTATTCTTCTTGTTAAAATGTCTCGATCACATTCGAAAACAAAGGTGACATGATTATTTCTTCTTGGTGGTTCTTCTTCTACCAGCTACGCTAGGAGCTAGATCCTTTGCATTTGCAGTGTTCGAATCAAGCCTCTGAGCGTTAAGTTGAACAAATTGATATCAGAACTCAGGCTCAGCTCAGAGGAGGTCGCGATTGAAGAATCTAGGGTTTTCTTGGAGGCAAGTGCTGACAGAATCTAAGGTTGATATCAGtaaatttactttaaaaatactAGTAAATACACATATTTTTTGTAGAGATATTCTCTTGTGTACTTTGTGTTACTATTCTTGCTAGTTCTCGCATTTACACATAGACTCTCTCTTATCTAAATCTACAAATCTCACATGAATAGCTGACATGCCaagttttataatttgtaaaaccTAACCTAATCATCCAAAGTAAAACGTAACTGAAGCGGTAAGAAGGGATTGAACTCAAACGAAAATATTCATTAGTAAATGATCATCTTTTAttagaatatttatttagtaCAACAAGCTCCTTATCTATGAAGCAAGTAGTCGAGATATGAAGATGATCATGATGGTGGGATAAGTGTTTCATGCATCTGcgagcttcttcttctggttctgGAAGGAGAGGTTTGGGCGGCGGAAATATTGTTTGGCAGGGTTCTTATTGGTACCGTTAATAAAGCTTTGGTACCATTTGCCAGAGTCTTTGAGATTTCTATCATTGAGGTCTGTCCAGTTAACGTAACTAAGTCCGAATCTAACGGTAAAACCTTTGCAGAATTCATAATTATCTCCAAGAGCCCATGCAAAGTATCCTTTTATGTTGACACCCTTCTCCCTGGAAACAGGAAAAATCATAATTCAAAGCCTATGCATGATGATGACCATACATCAaattcaaaagagaaaaaataaagtAGCTTCCCCTCACCTGATGACCTTGCGGAGAAAACATAGATGACTGCAGAGATAATCGATCCGCTTGGAATCAGCAATAGCTTTGTCACGGTTTTCTTCACCGGGAGTACTAAATCCTAATTAGACCATCATGGTACATCAACAACTATACATTATTTGAAACACACATTTACTTAATTAATATGCAAAAAGAGATGAGTAGTAGTCACCGTTCTCAGTGATATAGATCAAAGGGTTACTGTATTTGGTTTTGAAGTAGTCCATAACGTAATAGATGCCTTTTGGGTAGTAATAGGCATTCCCGTTTTTTTCGTCTTTAACGAACTGAGAAAAGGAAGCGTACATATTATACCCATTACCcataaacaagaaagaaaaaaaaatattgagaagTAACAGGGGTGGATCATGCACGTACCAGTGGACCAAGATTTTCACCACGTGAATTGTTATCTGTAAACCCAAGGATGAAATAATTGGTGGTCACTCACAATTTACatatatgttataattaaaaGGAGATATCTATATAGAAAGGTTGTAACTATAAGAGGAAACAGAATGGTACATGTGAGCTTTGCGCCTGGGTCCATCATGGCAGTGTGATTTGCCCATGTAACTGGGTTAGGTTTTGCCTGGGCGTACTGAGTGGTGTAGTAGTTGAGACCAAGAAAATCATATGAACCCGCAACGAGTTCCGCTTCTGCTTCCGTGAAATTGGGAAGCCGACTACCCACAATTTCCCTCATGATGTCTGGGTATCTACCCTTTGTTAGCGGCTCCATGAACCTGGTCGACGTACATACGTATAAGAAAATCATTtcattttgttgatatatacatacatatacgtTACCATCCCAAGAAGAATTCTTTCATCCTCTCAGCTGCATCTCTGCTGGCATCAGTCTCATCAAATGGAAGAAACCATCTGGTTATCATCACTGGTCCGATCTTCCCTTTTTGGAACTGTTGGTCACGGCATACCATAATTATATGATTAGATATAGTCATATACGTAAAGACTACACCTATTCACAAACCCACGTACTCTCACCTTATATTTTCTCCTGTAAACATCGACCGCCGCAGCATGAGCAAGAAGCTGGTTATGTGCAACTATATATGGTTCTGTTGAAGAATTCCCGCCGTAACATCTCTCATCAACCGCCGGAGAACATCGACCGGGTGCATCTGTTCCGATTGCATAGCCTCTCGTAGGCACTGTGTACAGCTGGTTGATCGTGATCCAGTTCTTCACCTTTCCACCAAATTCCTTGAAACATAGATCCGCATAGTCTCTAAAGTCATCTCTGTGCATAGCATAGAATCAAATCATTAACATGAGATCActtatgtatatatgtttttcttcttatatTCCTTGCTAAGAACGCGGCCCAAATGACATACATGACGGTGCGGTTCAAGAAACCTTCATACTCATCTTGCAGTGTTTGAGGAAGGTCCCAGTGATAGAGGGTAACAAAAGGGGTTATATTCTTAGCGATGAGGCCATCTAGAAGTTTGTGGTAGTATTCGATACCTCCTTTGTTCACTCCCCTACTCACCTTTCCTTCTGCTCATGTATACATATCATATATTTAATCTTCCCAACAATCACAATCAAATTACGAGAATTCTTTTGTATAAATAGATTGTTTATGTGTTCATACTTGGAATGATTCTTGACCAGGCAAATGAGAATCTGTAGCCAGTAGCATTGAGTTCGTCTATGATGTCTATATCTTTCTGCAGTTTACACACGCACTCGGATATCATTATATATAGTGAGGAAATGAGAAATTAACCTGCCATCTGGTATATGACTCAGTGAGGAACTAACCTGCCATCTCGTATATGACTCACAAGTAGTGTCTCCATTCCCATGATCGGATCCTCCCTTCTCTGATAGTAAACAGATACATTTTATACTAAGAATGATAAGAGttgtacatatgtatatatatgtaccaTGTAGATGATATACCTGGGTATCGGTGAGTGAAGCCATCCCAAACGTTAAGACCACGTCCTCTGCCCCCTTCCACCTACAATAATAAGAAACAACCATGCAACGTtggatttaatattttaaatggttTTCTACGTCAAAAATTGTTGATTTGTAACATGCCTGGTAAGCAGCAGAAGCAACACCGAATATGAAGTCTTTTGGGAAACTTTTACTGCTTAACTGATCAGTGTTTCCACATGTGAATGGCTCGTTCTCTCGGCATTCCTCAATAGCTTTGCAACTCACCACGGCAATTAGAAAACCTATCAAGGCTAGTCCATGAAGCTTCATGGTTAATAAGGAGATGTATGTGTTTGTGTTGGATGGAACCTTGTGCTAGTCTAGGGTTTATATAGCCTTTGTAAAGTAGTGTCACGtatacattttcttttcttcaataTCTTGATATTTTGGGAGAGGTTTGGTGGGGTGAATTCCGTGGGCTCAGTTACTTTAGCTGAATCAGTATCAGCATTGTGATTGGTCGttattttttgtaaagtttattttgtaaataactatgGACTATTATCTGAATAAAATGACAACCTTGTAAGTAGATTATCATATTTTAACAAATTACGAAAGGGATAAAAATTTATGTAAAGTTTATTTTGTTGAATTAACTGTTGgatctttttaaatatataaccatTTGGTACTTAAGTATAGGTTCAAATATATTAAAGGGCTTATTTGATTAgggatttgaatttttttaaggatttcAGATTTGATGGAATTTAGCtaaatttgtttggattttaagGAATTTGATAGAGCTTTTGATAGGAGATTAATTtggtagaattttaaagaaaataaaaattgatttcCTAAGATcattaaaaaacattttctcaCAACAATTTATCGAAACCACGCAAAAAAGTGTAATCAATTTCGAAAAAAgcatgaaaaaaaattacaaatacttGACTGCAATTTTGACTTTATTGTGACAGACGAATGTGTGTTTTTAATATCATGCCAACAATGCCATAAATCATCTCACACCTAAAAATACATTGTGAGATTTCACTATTATTGTCAActataaaattaaacacataAAAATGTTAACTTACTCAGGCATATTTCACCGTTGAGATCCACTAGTACCATCATTCCACATATTTGAAGCATTGGTTGTTCTCTATTCAGTAGCATGTTCTCTTTGTTGTTCTTGTTCGCCAAGAAATTGATAACCATTACTACTTAATTGAGTAACATTTTGTTCATCAGATGTTTCTTCTGGAAGAAACTCATCTGGCCGACACTTCTGACGGAAAAAGTTATGCAATGCAGCAGATACAAGCACTTGCTCTGCTTGTGTCATTTATGAAAAACTAGGAGCGAATTTGAATATAAGAAATCTTGATTTGAAAATACCCAAAATCCTTTCGATGATATTTCTCAAACAAGAATGACGATGGTTGAATAATTCTTATTTATTTCTTCGATCAATGCCTTCTCCAGTAAATTATTTCATATGATTATGTGTACTACGAAATAGAGCTCTAAAATTTATCTTGTTTATGTACCCACAGTTTGCGAGATAAAATTttcatgaaatatttttaatgtgaaatataaataaaactcaaacttataattaagtaacCTAtcttaattaaacatatataatacatatatatatatatatattgagtaatGCAGTCAATAGCTCCAATATAATCTTGAGAATATAAATTGAACTGTTAACggataattaaacaaaaagataagACAATTTTTCACATACCTTAAAGCAAGaacaaaatcttttgttttctcttatttttaaaGGCAGCAATTCCTGTTCTAGCCTAAAAACTTGGCCAATACTGTTTAACAcccttaatattttattaaactctGTCTAAGTCTGTACAAATCTAAAAAAGACATCTGGTCTACAACTAAATAACAAGGAATGTAATTTCATCGTTAAGTGCACATAGTTATTGAAAGATCGTCGTACAGACTTAAGTTGCAAGGTCCATGATACGTCGTTATTTTGTCGTAAATATATTCATCGTAAACTAGATATAAATTTTGCGCTGAAACTATCTTCGTAACTTTGACTTACAATATAAGACTTTAAATCGTGGATGTTTATTATTGTTGTTAAATTAGCAATAAATTAACTGCGACAGTCAATGTTAATTTGTTGTTAAGTTAACAATGAACTAGCTTAAGACCCGGGCAA harbors:
- the LOC106432966 gene encoding myrosinase-like, which translates into the protein MKLHGLALIGFLIAVVSCKAIEECRENEPFTCGNTDQLSSKSFPKDFIFGVASAAYQVEGGRGRGLNVWDGFTHRYPEKGGSDHGNGDTTCESYTRWQKDIDIIDELNATGYRFSFAWSRIIPKGKVSRGVNKGGIEYYHKLLDGLIAKNITPFVTLYHWDLPQTLQDEYEGFLNRTVIDDFRDYADLCFKEFGGKVKNWITINQLYTVPTRGYAIGTDAPGRCSPAVDERCYGGNSSTEPYIVAHNQLLAHAAAVDVYRRKYKFQKGKIGPVMITRWFLPFDETDASRDAAERMKEFFLGWFMEPLTKGRYPDIMREIVGSRLPNFTEAEAELVAGSYDFLGLNYYTTQYAQAKPNPVTWANHTAMMDPGAKLTYNNSRGENLGPLFVKDEKNGNAYYYPKGIYYVMDYFKTKYSNPLIYITENGFSTPGEENRDKAIADSKRIDYLCSHLCFLRKVIREKGVNIKGYFAWALGDNYEFCKGFTVRFGLSYVNWTDLNDRNLKDSGKWYQSFINGTNKNPAKQYFRRPNLSFQNQKKKLADA